One Setaria viridis chromosome 5, Setaria_viridis_v4.0, whole genome shotgun sequence genomic region harbors:
- the LOC117858403 gene encoding uncharacterized protein codes for MTPAGASRRRRAPRPYLPLLVLVLVLLLVTPPPPRASALRVPLRQAATLVSLSHSLLSRVAATRAARGDAAAAARARRIASLLSSRGAWGLGWDYLRHYAFSSATGCCLSCAAAASRLLAAAAEASRLRSATDAAQWMRRHYGDVRDAAGLLLNGLLDAFSEQGPLREVVMDVKWEVEEGELLKDCLEVGAKDLQGLLVIAKDLFAGASRTSSQHSEL; via the exons ATGACCCCAGCCGGAgcctctcgccgccggcgagcaccgCGACCCTATCTCcctctcctcgtcctcgtcctcgtcctcctacTCGTCACCCCCCCGCCCCCACGCGCTTCCGCGCTCCGCGTCCCGCTCCGCCAGGCCGCCACCCTCGTCTCGCTCTCCCACTCGCTCCTCTCCCGCgtcgccgccacccgcgccgcccgcggggacgccgccgcggccgcacgCGCCCGTCGAATCGCGTCCCTCCTGTCTTCTCGTGGCGCGTGGGGGCTCGGCTGGGACTACCTCCGGCACTACGCCTTCTCATCGGCCACAGGTTGCTGCCTCTCctgcgcggccgccgcgtctcgcctcctcgccgctgccgcggaGGCCTCGCGCCTCCGTTCCGCCACTGACGCCGCCCAGTGGATGCGCCGCCACTACGGGGACGTCCGCGACGCCGCCGGGCTGCTTCTCAACGGCCTCCTCGACGCCTTCTCCGAACAG GGGCCGTTGAGAGAGGTGGTGATGGATGTGAAgtgggaggtggaggaaggggagtTGCTGAAGGATTGCCTGGAGGTGGGAGCGAAGGACTTGCAAGGCTTGCTCGTCATTGCCAAAGATCTCTTCGCTGGTGCTTCAAGGACTTCTTCACAGCATAGCGAACTCTGA
- the LOC117856833 gene encoding GDSL esterase/lipase At5g45670, translating to MEVRQLACLVAAVSLALAAVARCDPQVPCYFIFGDSLVDNGNNNYIVSLARANYPPYGIDFAGGPSGRFTNGLTTVDVIAQLLGFDNFIPPFAATSGDQLLGGANFASAAAGIRAETGQQLGGRIPFAGQVQNYQTAVQTLVSILGDQDTASDHLSRCIFSVGMGSNDYLNNYFMPAFYNTGSRYSPEQFADALIADYRRYLQVLYNYGARKVVLIGVGQVGCSPNELARYSADGVTCVDRIDGAIQIFNRRLVGLVDEFNALPGAHFTFINAYNIFDDLLANAASYGFTVTNAGCCGVGRNNGQVTCLPYQAPCANRDQHIFWDAFHPSEAANIIVGRRSYRAESPNDVYPMDISTLASI from the exons ATGGAGGTGAGGCAGCTGGCGTgcctggtggcggcggtgagcttggcgctggcggcggtggcgcggtgcGACCCGCAGGTGCCGTGCTACTTCATCTTCGGCGACTCGCTCGTGGACAACGGCAACAACAACTACATCGTGTCGCTGGCGCGCGCCAACTACCCGCCCTACGGCATCGACTTCGCCGGCGGCCCCTCGGGGCGCTTCACCAACGGCCTCACCACCGTCGACGTCATCG CTCAACTCCTGGGCTTCGACAACTTCATCCCGCCGTTCGCCGCCACGAGCGGCGACCAGCTCCTGGGCGGCGCCAActtcgcctccgccgcggccgggatCCGCGCCGAGACCGGGCAGCAGCTGGGCGGGCGGATCCCTTTCGCGGGGCAGGTCCAGAACTACCAGACGGCGGTGCAGACGCTGGTGAGCATCCTGGGCGACCAGGACACGGCGTCGGACCACCTGAGCCGCTGCATCTTCAGCGTCGGCATGGGCAGCAACGATTACCTCAACAACTACTTCATGCCGGCCTTCTACAACACGGGCAGCCGCTACAGCCCCGAGCAGTTCGCCGACGCGCTCATCGCCGACTACCGCCGCTACCTCCAGGTGCTCTACAACTACGGCGCCCGCAAGGTGGTCTTGATCGGGGTGGGGCAGGTCGGGTGCAGCCCCAACGAGCTGGCCCGCTACAGCGCCGACGGGGTCACCTGCGTCGACCGCATCGACGGCGCCATCCAGATCTTCAACCGCCGCCTCGTCGGACTCGTCGACGAGTTCAACGCGCTCCCCGGCGCCCACTTCACCTTCATCAACGCCTACAACATCTTCGACGACCTCCTCGCCAACGCCGCGTCCTACG GGTTCACGGTGACGAACGCGGGGTGCTGCGGGGTGGGCAGGAACAACGGGCAGGTGACGTGCCTGCCGTACCAGGCGCCGTGCGCCAACAGGGACCAGCACATCTTCTGGGACGCGTTCCACCCGTCGGAGGCGGCCAACATCATCGTCGGCCGGCGATCCTACCGCGCCGAGTCGCCCAACGACGTCTACCCCATGGACATCAGCACGCTCGCCTCCATCTGA
- the LOC117856835 gene encoding HVA22-like protein f, with protein sequence MGVLGALARNLDALVGPGIMLLYPLYASMRAIESPSSLDDQQWLTYWVLYSLITLLELSCWKVLQWFPLWPYMKLLFCCWLVLPIFNGAAYIYEAHVRRYFKIGNYVNPYYNERQRRVLQMMSLDARKSVERFIETHGPDALDKIIRAAEEEAKRT encoded by the exons ATGGGTGTTCTTGGTGCCCTTGCTAGAAATCTGGACGCCCTTGTTGG GCCAGGGATCATGCTCCTTTATCCTCT GTACGCGTCGATGCGCGCGATAGAGAGCCCTTCCTCCCTGGACGACCAGCAGTGGCTCACCTACTGGGTCCTGTACTCCCTGATCACCCTCCTCGAGCTCTCCTGCTGGAAAGTCCTGCAGTG GTTCCCGCTGTGGCCGTACatgaagctgctcttctgctgcTGGCTGGTGCTGCCAATCTTCAACGGTGCGGCCTACATCTACGAGGCCCACGTCCGGCGCTACTTCAAGATCGGCAACTACGTGAACCCCTACTACAACGAGCGCCAGCGGCGGGTGCTGCAGATGATGAGCCTCGACGCGCGCAAGTCCGTCGAGCGCTTCATCGAGACGCACGGGCCCGACGCGCTCGACAAGATCATCAGAGCC GCTGAAGAGGAGGCAAAGAGGACCTAG
- the LOC117856832 gene encoding uncharacterized protein codes for MAKASAAEPFSIRGFATRMRAVDAAACYPFGGDGACWVEGEPPPPPLPFPPMDPTPRSRWWKHELAAVRARLSAGSNGGEAATAGGEGGSLRRGTKRKESRSGSAAERAKKRRRVLQFRSFLKNKEKTSKPQSTSRLHQHMLHMALLRKHRSSTVCTRTEHESRKKLDEAWDCILLHESSVNNQSRERMDPCNEMHSNLFWRKELNSSVNKQGIEVSESTNCPANTGCEVVVKHATGPKDDIFGDLPLLELESSKTMFRTGVDELPTVIEESFITSQSEADSIPEAVPLRLIDASDITAQTPSPLVDLVKSEVNPRNEPAFISHSDVAGSRPSTVGMDGLPHHKNISVMEPDPGNMQLKFNGSALSTNSDLRSKCGSRNPLQGCSDVNKNCSKEIKKHSTSSTSSPAVRTRTEATKCKDALVKGKKSTDIAAVVALPAPMNHLSSQVSVLPSAVSQGVFSTRTNADDMSSFRSMPAKECIPSTRPFGMPANECVPSTRPSGMPAKECIPSARPSGIPAKECIPCTRPSGNFRSNVDPCVPLSTNNQGSWSSKPHLICSPANIGMAFMKLPGLERMEISNCNVEIGEKKYRNAQSMNTVRFQKQQLVSGMTNAMQGQKKIGLSNSQAGKTVLDGCLGQGDHHLQQPTVRLMGKTVSVCNRSKDHNVPTMGKVSPDNIPIESNYLSTAFRQLPQKRTFPCQDSVIPKVHINDSSDFLARIPNNNVSGQNTSFSGLHNQKLQPKNTASPTTKDCTWNFGSQFPHQAELNNATMVSANFKTRHLELRQPPHLTSIPQNQQSQMWTPASHMSRKDHSFVGSAANQCSPAPQLLIKASMKEKYQKSTLLSYDDPSSVPIRQPYQIPGEKLSSASAISFLDYGVDNSLSRSSSPGLSLSLTTGFANKSVSIGRPTCMVNLTNTDGRNDAGFADPISNGPAYTENVSQQPAKRQLVTDRQDFMSMDLNIASHSPGWSLSDAVGPRVLDFSKRTARDVVQTVRNESNNSRASSGPVPPMETRLRAAVVAGVNTMLRPGQNLNDHSKLLYSTKFSVNSGVNSVVL; via the exons ATGGCCAAGGCCAGCGCCGCCGAGCCATTCTCGATACG GGGGTTCGCCACGAGGATGCGGGCCGTGGACGCGGCCGCGTGCTACCCGTTCGGCGGCGATGGAGCCTGCTGGGTGGAgggggagccgccgccgccgccgctgccgtttCCGCCGATGGACCCGACGCCGCGGTCCCGTTGGTGGAAGCACGAGCTCGCGGCGGTGCGGGCCCGGCTCTCGGCAGGCTCCAATGGCGGAGAGGCTGCGAcagccggcggcgagggtggcAGTCTGCGGAGGGGGACCAAGAGGAAGGAATCCCGCTCGGGTTCCGCGGCCGAGAGGGCCAAGAAACGGCGGCGCGTGCTCCAATTTAGGTCCTTTCTGAAGAACAAG GAGAAAACTTCTAAGCCTCAGTCAACATCTCGTTTACATCAACACATGTTGCATATGGCATTGTTGAGAAAACATAGAAGTTCTACTGTTTGTACAAGGACAGAACATGAATCAAGGAAGAAACTGGATGAGGCATGGGATTGTATACTACTTCATGAAAGCAGTGTGAATAATCAAAGCAGAGAAAGAATGGACCCTTGTAATGAAATGCATAGTAACCTTTTCTGGAGAAAGGAACTAAATTCCTCAGTAAATAAGCAAGGCATAGAAGTCAGTGAGTCAACTAATTGTCCAGCAAATACTGGCTGTGAAGTAGTGGTGAAACATGCTACAGGGCCCAAAGATGATATTTTTGGAGATCTCCCGCTCCTGGAATTGGAAAGCTCCAAGACTATGTTTCGAACAGGTGTTGATGAACTTCCGACTGTTATAGAAGAATCGTTCATAACAAGTCAAAGTGAAGCAGATTCTATACCAGAAGCTGTACCCTTGAGACTGATAGATGCATCTGACATCACTGCTCAgacgccatctcctcttgttgaTTTGGTGAAAAGTGAAGTAAATCCGCGCAACGAGCCAGCATTCATCTCTCACAGTGATGTTGCAGGAAGTCGCCCTTCCACTGTCGGGATGGATGGTCTGCCACATCATAAGAACATCAGCGTAATGGAACCAGATCCTGGTAATATGCAGTTGAAATTTAACGGGTCTGCCTTAAGTACTAATTCTGACCTGAGGTCAAAATGTGGTTCTAGAAACCCTCTGCAGGGTTGTTCTGATGTGAATAAAAATTGCTCGAAGGAAATAAAGAAACATAGTACAAGTTCTACCAGTTCACCCGCCGTGAGAACCAGAACTGAAGCTACTAAATGTAAAGATGCATTGGTTAAGGGCAAGAAGAGTACTGATATCGCTGCAGTGGTTGCACTACCTGCACCCATGAACCATCTTTCCTCTCAAGTCAGCGTGTTGCCCTCTGCAGTATCACAAGGGGTTTTCAGCACAAGAACTAATGCAGATGACATGTCTTCATTCAGAAGTATGCCTGCCAAGGAATGCATCCCGTCTACTAGACCTTTTGGTATGCCTGCCAATGAATGCGTCCCATCTACCAGACCTTCTGGTATGCCTGCCAAGGAATGCATCCCATCTGCCAGACCTTCTGGTATTCCTGCCAAGGAGTGCATCCCATGTACCAGACCTTCTGGTAACTTCAGAAGTAATGTTGATCCATGTGTGCCACTGTCAACAAATAACCAGGGGAGCTGGTCCTCAAAACCTCACCTGATTTGCAGTCCTGCTAACATTGGAATGGCTTTTATGAAGCTGCCTGGCCTTGAAAGAATGGAGATCTCAAACTGCAATGTAGAGATAggtgaaaaaaaatataggaaCGCACAATCAATGAACACAGTAAGATTCCAGAAACAACAGTTGGTTAGTGGCATGACTAATGCGATGCAAGGTCAGAAAAAGATCGGTCTAAGCAACTCTCAAGCTGGGAAAACAGTTCTGGATGGTTGTCTGGGGCAAGGTGATCATCATCTGCAGCAACCCACGGTGCGTTTGATGGGTAAGACTGTCTCAGTTTGTAACCGTAGCAAGGATCATAATGTACCAACTATGGGGAAAGTGAGTCCAGACAATATCCCCATCGAATCAAATTACCTCTCCACAGCCTTCCGTCAGTTGCCCCAGAAGAGAACGTTCCCTTGTCAGGATTCTGTTATACCAAAAGTGCATATAAATGATTCTTCAGATTTTTTGGCAAGGATTCCTAACAATAATGTGTCAGGGCAAAATACTAGTTTCAGTGGTCTCCATAACCAAAAGCTGCAACCAAAAAATACTGCTTCTCCAACCACAAAAGATTGCACTTGGAATTTTGGTAGTCAGTTTCCTCATCAAGCTGAACTCAATAATGCAACTATGGTCAGCGCCAACTTCAAGACCAGGCATCTAGAGCTACGTCAACCACCTCATTTGACAAGCATTCCTCAGAATCAACAGTCTCAAATGTGGACTCCTGCATCACACATGAGTAGGAAAGATCACAGTTTTGTGGGCTCAGCAGCAAACCAATGTTCTCCTGCTCCACAGTTGTTGATAAAGGCAAGCATGAAGGAAAAATATCAGAAATCCACTTTGTTGTCTTACGACGATCCTAGTTCCGTGCCTattcgccaaccctaccagatACCTGGGGAAAAGTTATCTTCTGCATCCGCCATATCCTTTCTTGACTATGGTGTGGATAATTCTTTGTCCAGAAGCTCTTCTCCTGGACTGAGTCTTTCTCTTACAACAGGTTTTGCAAATAAGTCTGTTTCAATAGGCAGACCAACTTGTATGGTCAATCTTACAAACACAGATGGTAGGAATGATGCTGGCTTTGCTGATCCAATAAGCAATGGACCAGCTTATACAGAGAATGTTTCACAGCAACCTGCAAAGAGACAACTTGTTACAGATAGACAGGATTTTATGTCTATGGATCTAAACATTGCGAGCCATTCACCTGGCTGGTCACTTAGTGATGCAGTTGGTCCTCGTGTACTTGATTTTAGTAAAAGAACAGCAAGGGATGTCGTGCAAACAGTAAGAAATGAAAGCAACAATTCAAGGGCCAGTTCAGGTCCAGTTCCGCCTATGGAAACAAGGTTAAGGGCTGCGGTGGTTGCAGGAGTCAATACCATGTTGAGGCCAGGTCAAAACCTGAATGATCATTCCAAACTGCTATATTCCACAAAATTTTCAGTCAATAGTGGTGTTAATTCAGTTGTATTATAG
- the LOC117858286 gene encoding protein S40-1-like, which yields MSQSASRCAVAERRPFTEPVEIPAASGARADEREAFWGEEDQAGEVVPPHVLLARRRAAAASSSVCSGQGRTLKGRDLRRVRDSVLRMTGFIES from the coding sequence atgtctcAGAGCGCGTCGAGGTGCGCGGTGGCCGAGCGCCGGCCGTTCACCGAGCCGGTCGAGATCCCAGCTGCCTCCGGCGCACGGGCCGACGAGCGGGAGGCGTTCTGGGGGGAGGAGGACCAGGCCGGCGAGGTGGTGCCGCCGCACGTGCTGCTGGCGCGGCGCagggcggccgcggcctcctcgtcgGTGTGCTCCGGGCAGGGCCGGACGCTCAAGGGCCGGGACCTGCGCCGCGTGCGCGACTCCGTCCTGCGGATGACCGGCTTCATCGAGAGCTAG
- the LOC117858402 gene encoding subtilisin-like protease SBT5.6, which translates to MRGAVAPPSLFLPLFLVLSSLSLVSSASGKQDQVYIVYLGGHAGAKVEEAILEDHHALLRSVKGSEEEARASLLYSYKHTLNGFAAILSREEATELSERSEVVSAFRSEGRWAPHTTRSWQFLGFEEGLKGPDGSDWLPSLDKSSGDVIVGVLDSGIWPESKSFSDEGLGPVPARWKGVCQSGQSFSSSSCNRKIIGARYYLKAYEAHYKALNTTYAFRSPRDHDGHGTHTASTVAGRTVPGVSALGGFAAGTASGGAPLARLAVYKVCWPIPGPNPNIENTCFEADMLAAMDDAVGDGVDVMSVSIGSSGAPMRFEDDGIAVGALHAARRGVVVSCSGGNSGPKPATVSNLAPWMLTVGASSIDRAFDSPIKLGNGVGIMGQTVTPFQLPGNKPYPMVYAADAVVPGTPANVSNQCLPNSLSADKVRGKIVVCLRGSGLRVGKGLEVKRAGGAAILLGNPPASGSEVPVDAHILPGTAVSAADAKTILGYINSSSSPTAVLVPSRTVMDVRPSPVMAQFSSRGPNVLEPNILKPDITAPGLNILAAWSEASSPTKLDGDHRVVQYNIMSGTSMSCPHVSAAVLLLKAAHPDWSAAAIRSAIMTTATTNNAEGGPIMNGDGSVGGPMDYGSGHIRPNHALDPGLVYDASYEDYLLFACASAGSQLDRSVPCPARPPPPYQLNHPSVAVHGLNGTVTVRRTVTNVGSGEARYAVAVAEPAGVSVKVSPRRLRFARAGEKKVFTIRMEARATGTSNGGVVRGQFVAGSYAWSDGVHVVRSPIVVLVA; encoded by the exons ATGAGAGGAGCGGTAGCGCCGCCGAGCCTTTTTCTTCCCCTCTTCCTTGTCCTCTCTTCTCTTTCCTtagtctcctccgcctccggcaaGCAAGACCAG GTCTACATTGTGTACCTGGGCGGGCACGCCGGAGCGAAGGTGGAGGAAGCAATCCTGGAGGATCATCACGCGCTCCTCCGCTCCGTCAAGGGCAG CGAGGAGGAGGCACGGGCGTCGCTGCTGTACAGCTACAAGCACACCCTCAATGGCTTCGCGGCTATCCTCTCCCGGGAAGAGGCCACGGAACTATCAG AGAGGAGCGAGGTGGTGTCTGCGTTCCGGAGCGAGGGGAGGTGGGCGCCGCACACCACGAGGTCTTGGCAGTTTCTGGGATTCGAGGAAGGGCTCAAGGGACCCGACGGCAGCGATTGGCTGCCGTCACTCGACAAATCCAGCGGGGATGTCATCGTCGGCGTCCTCGACTCCg GGATCTGGCCGGAGTCGAAGAGCTTCAGCGACGAAGGGCTCGGGCCGGTGCCGGCGCGGTGGAAGGGGGTGTGCCAGAGCGGACAATCCTTCAGCTCCTCGTCTTGCAACAG GAAGATCATTGGGGCGCGATACTACCTCAAGGCCTACGAGGCGCACTACAAAGCCCTCAACACCACGTACGCGTTCCGCTCGCCGCGCGACCACGACGGGCACGGCACCCACACCGCGTCCACCGTCGCGGGCCGCACCGTGCCGGGCGTGTCCGCGCTGGGCGGGTTCGCGGCGGGGACGGCCTCCGGCGGGGCGCCGCTGGCGCGCCTGGCCGTCTACAAGGTGTGCTGGCCCATCCCGGGGCCCAACCCAAACATCGAGAACACCTGCTTCGAGGCCGACATGCTGGCCGCCATGGACGACgcggtcggcgacggcgtcgacgtCATGAGCGTCTCCATCGGCTCCTCGGGGGCACCGATGCGGTTCGAGGACGACGGCATCGCCGTCGGCGCGCTGCACGCGGCGAggcgcggcgtcgtcgtctCGTGCAGCGGCGGGAACTCGGGCCCCAAGCCGGCCACCGTCTCCAACCTCGCGCCCTGGATGCTCACGGTCGGCGCCAGCAGCATCGACCGCGCCTTCGACTCCCCGATCAAGCTTGGCAATGGCGTGGGGATCATG GGCCAAACTGTAACACCATTCCAGCTCCCCGGCAACAAGCCGTATCCTATGGTTTATGCAGCAGATGCCGTTGTTCCTGGGACTCCCGCTAACGTTTCCAA CCAATGCTTGCCGAACTCTTTGTCGGCCGACAAGGTGCGAGGCAAGATCGTCGTGTGCTTGAGAGGCAGTGGCCTGAGGGTCGGGAAAGGTCTTGAGGTGaagcgcgcgggcggcgcggccattCTGCTCGGCAACCCACCGGCATCCGGCAGCGAGGTCCCCGTCGACGCGCACATCCTCCCGGGCACCGCGGTCTCCGCGGCTGATGCGAAAACCATCCTCGGCTACATCAATTCCAGCTCGAGCCCGACCGCGGTTCTTGTCCCGTCGAGGACCGTCATGGACGTCCGGCCGTCGCCGGTGATGGCGCAGTTCTCGTCGCGCGGCCCCAACGTCCTCGAGCCCAACATCCTCAAA CCGGACATTACGGCGCCGGGGCTGAACATCCTGGCGGCGTGGAGCGAGGCGTCGTCGCCGACGAAGCTCGACGGCGACCACCGCGTGGTGCAGTACAACATCATGTCGGGGACGTCCATGTCGTGCCCGCacgtctccgccgccgtcctcctcctcaagGCCGCCCACCCCGACTGGAGCGCCGCCGCGATCCGATCGGCCATCATGACCACCG CAACGACCAACAACGCGGAAGGCGGCCCAATAATGAACGGGGACGGCTCGGTCGGGGGTCCCATGGACTACGGGTCGGGCCACATCCGGCCCAACCACGCGCTGGACCCGGGCCTTGTGTACGACGCGTCGTACGAGGACTACCTCCTCTTCGCGTGCGCGAGCGCCGGCTCCCAGCTCGACCGCTCCGTCCCGTGCccggcgcgcccgccgccgccgtaccaGCTGAACCACCCCTCGGTGGCCGTGCACGGCCTCAACGGCACGGTGACCGTGCGCCGGACGGTGACAAACGTCGGGTCCGGAGAGGCGCGGTACGCCGTCGCCGTGGCCGAGCCCGCGGGCGTTTCCGTCAAGGTCTCGCCGAGGCGGCTCCGCttcgcgcgcgccggcgagaaGAAGGTGTTCACGATACGGATGGAAGCGAGAGCGACGGGGACGAGTAACGGAGGCGTGGTGAGGGGGCAGTTCGTTGCGGGATCGTACGCGTGGAGCGACGGCGTCCATGTCGTGAGGAGCCCCATCGTTGTTCTCGTCGCGTGA
- the LOC117859011 gene encoding oil body-associated protein 2B, protein MSSSDQSPGAMPASGTAEPSPPGRLTAVSSQVLDMGAQMVQDLKPMRQMKLHSCSFALYAHALHRQMEIHHFLSRLNQDVLQCAVYDSDKPSARLIGVEYIVSDAIFEGLPPEEQRLWHSHAYEVKAGLWTAVGVPEALQSSEMASLAKTYGKFWCTWQVDRGDALPLGAPALMMSPQAEDPGRARADLVRGRDERYGVDTSAGGLKAARVEMDEPEWINPNADYWRQHGKGFAVDVVPAEMKRHAPFP, encoded by the exons ATGTCCTCTAGCGATCAGAGCCCAGGCGCCATGCCCGCGTCGGGCACGGCcgagccgtcgccgccgggcaGGCTGACGGCGGTGTCCTCGCAGGTCCTCGACATGGGCGCGCAGATGGTGCAGGACCTGAAGCCGATGCGGCAGATGAAGCTGCACTCGTGCAGCTTCGCGCTCTATGCCCACGCCCTGCACCGCCAGATGGAGATCCACCACTTCCTCTCCCGGCTCAACCAGGACGTCCTCCAGTGCGCCGTCTACGACTCCGACAAGCCCTCCGCTCGCCTCATcg GCGTGGAGTACATCGTGTCGGACGCCATCTTCGAGGGCCTGCCGCCGGAGGAGCAGCGGCTGTGGCACTCGCACGCGTACGAGGTGAAGGCCGGGCTGTGGACGGCCGTGGGCGTGCCGGAGGCGCTGCAGAGCTCGGAGATGGCGAGCCTCGCCAAGACGTACGGCAAGTTCTGGTGCACCTGGCAGGTGGACCGCGGCGACGCGCTGCCCCTCGGCGCGCCGGCGCTCATGATGTCGCCGCAGGCCGAGGACccgggccgcgcgcgcgccgaccTGGTGCGCGGCCGCGACGAGAGGTACGGGGTCGACACCTCCGCGGGAGGGCTCAAGGCGGCCAGGGTGGAGATGGACGAGCCGGAGTGGATCAACCCCAACGCCGACTACTGGCGGCAGCACGGCAAGGGATTCGCTGTGGACGTCGTCCCGGCCGAGATGAAGCGCCACGCGCCCTTCCCGTGA